One part of the Streptomyces lienomycini genome encodes these proteins:
- a CDS encoding histidine phosphatase family protein: MTDTATRYLYLVRHGEASADESGLTDTGRRQATLLGRRLRGTPFTAVHHGPLPRAEQTARLIADELEGVTPRVSEAAGDYVPHVPERAELPAESADFFLDFLSGATAEEREQGPRLAREALRRFTGAVTDGDEDRHELVVTHNFLVAWLVRDALHAPNWRWLGLNHGNAALTVIRYAPGRPASVLVSNDMRHLPTELRWTGFPPELHI; the protein is encoded by the coding sequence ATGACCGACACGGCAACCCGATACCTCTACCTGGTCCGGCACGGCGAGGCATCGGCGGACGAGAGCGGACTGACCGACACCGGTCGACGCCAGGCCACCCTCCTGGGCCGACGCCTGCGAGGCACCCCCTTCACCGCCGTGCACCACGGCCCCCTGCCACGGGCGGAGCAGACCGCACGACTCATCGCCGACGAACTGGAGGGGGTAACCCCGCGCGTCTCGGAGGCCGCCGGTGACTACGTGCCCCACGTGCCGGAGCGGGCCGAACTCCCGGCCGAGTCGGCGGACTTCTTCCTCGACTTCCTCTCCGGCGCCACCGCCGAGGAGCGAGAGCAGGGGCCAAGGCTCGCCCGCGAGGCGCTGCGCCGCTTCACCGGGGCGGTGACGGACGGCGACGAGGACCGCCACGAACTGGTCGTCACCCACAACTTCCTCGTCGCCTGGCTCGTCCGGGACGCCCTGCACGCGCCGAACTGGCGGTGGCTCGGCCTCAACCACGGCAACGCGGCACTCACGGTCATCCGCTACGCACCCGGCCGCCCCGCCTCCGTCCTCGTCTCCAACGACATGCGGCACCTGCCCACCGAGCTGCGCTGGACGGGCTTTCCGCCCGAACTGCACATCTGA
- a CDS encoding class I SAM-dependent methyltransferase produces the protein MPTSTPKNLTANRASLGHRVSYVLRHPGRVPRHVRRTVRDAWLRHRSPDHVAYYRAVMSSDTRRDPDAAVGSRSRERWLALGAMQFDYLRRHGLSPRHRMLEIGCGNLRAGWRFIDYLDPGNYHGVDISPDILFAAQETLRTQELQDRLPTLTPVRDLTLGFLPEGRFDVVHAHSVFSHSPLPVIEECFAHVGRVLAPGGWFDFTFDRTEGEEHHVLHEDFYYRTETLIALAAEHGLAARFMDDWEALPHGQSKIRITHR, from the coding sequence ATGCCCACCTCCACGCCGAAGAACCTCACAGCCAACCGCGCGTCCCTCGGCCATCGCGTGTCCTACGTGCTGCGCCACCCCGGCCGGGTGCCGCGGCACGTGCGCCGCACCGTTCGGGACGCCTGGCTGCGCCACCGCTCACCCGACCACGTCGCCTACTACCGGGCGGTCATGAGCTCGGACACCCGCCGTGACCCGGACGCCGCCGTGGGCAGTCGCAGCAGGGAGCGGTGGCTGGCGCTCGGGGCGATGCAGTTCGACTACCTGCGGCGCCACGGTCTGAGCCCGCGGCATCGGATGCTGGAGATCGGCTGCGGCAACCTGCGGGCGGGATGGCGCTTCATCGACTACCTGGACCCCGGGAACTACCACGGCGTCGACATCTCCCCCGACATCCTGTTCGCCGCGCAGGAGACCCTCAGGACACAGGAACTGCAGGACCGGTTGCCCACGTTGACGCCGGTGCGCGACCTCACGCTGGGCTTCCTGCCGGAGGGCCGCTTCGACGTGGTGCACGCGCACAGCGTGTTCTCGCACTCGCCGCTCCCGGTGATCGAGGAGTGCTTCGCCCACGTCGGCCGCGTCCTCGCGCCCGGCGGCTGGTTCGACTTCACCTTCGACCGCACGGAGGGCGAGGAACACCACGTTCTGCACGAGGACTTCTACTACCGCACCGAGACGCTGATCGCCCTGGCCGCCGAACACGGCCTCGCGGCACGCTTCATGGACGACTGGGAGGCACTCCCGCACGGCCAGTCCAAGATCCGGATCACCCACAGGTGA
- a CDS encoding sensor histidine kinase — MERGGTHPDPDADPGARRLTIAVRTAFVLLLGGAIARLLTHGPADGARTGWVLALFLVFGALCLFGRLGAPGPRYGERPTARHLLWLGTVLTLWLVLLTLEPSATWCTMPLLFTGLHQLPVRLAVPLAAVVVALVVVSEVRVSTGDFNPNLVLAPVALGTVATAVLVHGRQLAVRQRRLIDDLTRTRDDLAATEHYAGALAERQRLSAEIHDTLAQSLSSQQMLLQAAQRHWRTAPDAALAHVRDAADTADRALAEVRRFVGDLTPLDLAENSLVQALRGLAERSGTPGPAVEFRLDTAPGAPSPVPGRVEAALLRVTQQALANAREHSGAERVVITLTCLEDVVTVDIADDGDGFDARRPARVSRASGRGQGLPGMRRRAQRAGGALTVESAPGEGAVVSMSVPLVADGPRRQAP; from the coding sequence GTGGAGCGAGGCGGCACACACCCGGACCCGGACGCGGACCCGGGAGCCCGTCGGCTGACGATCGCCGTGCGGACCGCGTTCGTGTTGTTGCTGGGCGGCGCGATCGCCCGGCTGCTGACCCATGGTCCCGCCGACGGCGCTCGCACCGGCTGGGTGCTCGCACTGTTCCTCGTCTTCGGCGCCCTCTGTCTCTTCGGACGGCTCGGGGCACCCGGACCCCGGTACGGCGAGCGCCCGACCGCCCGGCACCTGCTGTGGCTCGGCACCGTGCTCACGCTCTGGCTGGTGCTGCTGACTCTCGAACCGAGCGCCACCTGGTGCACCATGCCCCTGTTGTTCACCGGGCTGCACCAGTTGCCGGTGCGGCTCGCGGTACCGCTCGCGGCCGTGGTCGTCGCGCTCGTGGTCGTCTCCGAAGTGCGGGTGTCCACCGGCGATTTCAATCCGAACCTGGTACTCGCCCCGGTCGCCCTGGGCACGGTCGCCACGGCCGTCCTCGTCCACGGCAGGCAACTGGCCGTCCGGCAGCGGCGGCTGATCGACGACCTGACCCGTACCCGGGACGACCTGGCGGCCACCGAACACTACGCGGGTGCCCTGGCCGAACGTCAGCGGCTGTCCGCGGAGATCCACGACACCCTCGCCCAGAGCCTGTCCAGCCAGCAGATGCTGCTCCAGGCCGCGCAGCGCCACTGGCGCACCGCCCCCGACGCCGCGCTGGCTCACGTACGGGACGCCGCCGACACCGCCGACCGGGCGCTGGCGGAGGTCCGCCGGTTCGTCGGCGACCTCACCCCGCTCGACCTCGCCGAGAACTCCCTCGTACAGGCACTGCGCGGCCTCGCGGAACGAAGCGGCACTCCGGGGCCTGCCGTCGAGTTCCGCCTGGACACCGCGCCCGGTGCGCCCTCCCCCGTGCCCGGGCGGGTCGAGGCGGCGCTCCTGCGGGTGACGCAGCAGGCACTGGCCAACGCGCGGGAACACTCCGGTGCGGAGCGGGTCGTCATCACCCTGACCTGTCTGGAGGACGTCGTCACCGTGGACATCGCCGACGACGGCGACGGCTTCGACGCGCGCCGGCCGGCGCGCGTCAGTCGGGCCTCCGGCCGCGGCCAGGGCCTTCCCGGCATGCGGAGGCGGGCGCAACGGGCCGGTGGGGCGCTCACCGTCGAGTCGGCGCCCGGCGAGGGCGCCGTGGTGTCGATGTCCGTACCGCTGGTCGCGGACGGTCCCAGGAGGCAGGCACCGTGA
- a CDS encoding response regulator yields MNPTAPAVRVLLCDDHAVVRAGLRALLSSTEGIEVVGEADSGEDALAMVAGLRPDVVLMDLQLGRGMDGVATTRRLTSAGDASGSGPAPRVLVLTMFDTDADIARAVAAGATGYLLKAERPERLFAAIRDAAAGRTVLSGSVADRVVSRLHAPGPALTARERDVLALLGQGLGNREIARSLFLSEATVKTHLGRVYAKLGVRTRTAAVAAATRHRLLP; encoded by the coding sequence GTGAACCCGACCGCCCCCGCCGTCCGGGTGCTGCTCTGCGACGACCACGCCGTCGTCCGGGCCGGCCTGCGCGCGCTGCTGTCCAGCACCGAGGGCATCGAGGTCGTCGGCGAGGCCGACAGCGGTGAGGACGCTCTCGCCATGGTCGCGGGCCTGCGTCCGGACGTGGTGCTCATGGATCTGCAACTGGGCAGGGGGATGGACGGCGTCGCCACCACCCGCCGGCTGACCTCCGCCGGCGACGCGTCCGGGTCCGGCCCCGCGCCGCGGGTGCTGGTCCTCACCATGTTCGACACCGATGCCGACATCGCCCGCGCGGTCGCCGCGGGCGCGACCGGCTACCTCCTCAAGGCCGAGCGGCCGGAACGGCTGTTCGCGGCGATCCGCGATGCCGCGGCCGGCCGCACCGTGCTGTCGGGCTCGGTCGCCGACCGGGTCGTCTCCCGCCTGCACGCCCCCGGGCCCGCACTCACCGCCCGTGAACGCGACGTTCTCGCCCTGCTCGGCCAGGGCCTCGGCAACCGCGAGATCGCCCGGTCGCTGTTCCTGAGCGAGGCCACGGTCAAGACCCACCTCGGCCGTGTCTACGCCAAGCTCGGCGTCCGCACCCGGACAGCGGCGGTCGCCGCCGCGACCCGCCACCGTCTACTGCCGTGA
- a CDS encoding MBL fold metallo-hydrolase: MTPTFPENQQSAARAAFGLFNPEQGRRIFDRTQGSGFEPRVVDVAPRTWFIQPGMVNVGLFETDDGLLLVDCGCAGDGPALLKAVRSVSDKPLHTVVYTHGHSDHAFGLWAFLEAGERPEIVAHRALPTHFDRYMKTAGLNARVNGQRPGADGKAWPDAREDFVWPTRLFDDRLELTIGGERFVVRHGKGETDDAAWVWAPERRVIAAGDLVTGYLPNAGNPKKVQRYAEEWAEAAEEMASLSPSVIITGHGDPATGTDAVADELTSLARYLRIIVEHALTGLNNGVLPDEIVATLEIPEQLRHHPRLPALYDKPEFICRNVIRRYSGWWDGYPSHLLPASQDAQAAEVARLAGGVAALVERARTLSATDLRLACHVAEWAFLADRSDEDARACYREVLEARAGAEPSLMAQVNFRVSAGWVHAATGEV, translated from the coding sequence ATGACTCCCACCTTCCCCGAGAACCAGCAGTCCGCGGCCCGTGCCGCCTTCGGACTCTTCAACCCCGAGCAGGGACGGCGCATCTTCGACCGCACCCAGGGATCGGGGTTCGAGCCCCGTGTCGTCGACGTCGCGCCGCGCACCTGGTTCATCCAGCCCGGCATGGTCAACGTCGGCCTGTTCGAGACGGACGACGGGCTCCTCCTCGTCGACTGCGGGTGTGCCGGTGACGGACCCGCGCTTTTGAAAGCGGTGCGCTCGGTCAGCGACAAGCCGCTGCACACCGTGGTCTACACCCACGGGCACAGCGACCACGCCTTCGGTCTGTGGGCGTTCCTCGAAGCGGGGGAGCGGCCGGAGATCGTCGCGCACCGCGCCCTGCCGACCCACTTCGACCGCTACATGAAGACGGCGGGCCTGAACGCACGCGTCAACGGCCAGCGGCCCGGCGCGGACGGAAAGGCGTGGCCGGACGCCCGTGAGGACTTCGTCTGGCCCACCCGCCTGTTCGACGACCGTCTGGAGCTGACGATCGGCGGTGAGCGGTTCGTCGTCCGCCACGGCAAGGGCGAGACCGACGACGCCGCCTGGGTATGGGCCCCCGAGCGACGCGTCATCGCGGCCGGCGACCTGGTCACCGGCTACCTGCCCAACGCCGGCAACCCCAAGAAGGTCCAGCGCTACGCCGAGGAATGGGCCGAGGCGGCCGAGGAGATGGCGTCACTGAGCCCCTCGGTGATCATCACCGGCCACGGCGACCCGGCCACCGGAACGGACGCCGTCGCCGACGAACTCACCTCACTCGCACGCTACTTGCGGATCATCGTCGAGCACGCCCTGACCGGGCTCAACAACGGCGTCCTGCCCGACGAGATCGTGGCCACCCTGGAGATCCCGGAACAACTGCGCCACCACCCGCGGCTGCCCGCCCTCTACGACAAACCGGAGTTCATCTGCCGCAACGTCATCCGCAGGTACTCGGGTTGGTGGGACGGCTACCCCTCACACCTGCTGCCCGCCTCCCAGGACGCACAGGCCGCCGAGGTGGCGCGACTGGCCGGGGGAGTGGCGGCGCTGGTGGAGCGGGCCCGAACCCTGTCCGCCACCGACCTGAGGCTGGCCTGCCACGTCGCCGAGTGGGCCTTCCTCGCCGACCGGTCCGACGAGGACGCCCGGGCCTGCTACCGCGAGGTGTTGGAGGCGCGGGCCGGGGCCGAACCCTCGCTGATGGCCCAGGTGAACTTCCGCGTGTCCGCCGGCTGGGTGCACGCCGCGACCGGAGAGGTCTGA
- a CDS encoding TetR/AcrR family transcriptional regulator has product MDEGRSSTRSRLIDVAERLFAERGIDAVSLRTVGAEAGQRNKSAAQYHFGSRQGLLDAIVAARSAPVDAHRTALLAQACEAADPPDLRSLVTLLVQPLAESIGTGGGSAYYLRFLAQAADEPSVRAAWRDTYATPTTVRAVHDGIRSRLADLPHDVLERRLEWSALVTVRLLAEHERRHHAGETAPGERARTVREVVEMQVALLRCPAV; this is encoded by the coding sequence GTGGACGAGGGCAGATCGAGCACCCGCTCCCGACTCATCGACGTCGCCGAGCGCCTCTTCGCCGAGCGCGGGATCGACGCCGTCTCGCTGCGGACCGTGGGCGCCGAGGCCGGGCAGCGCAACAAGTCCGCGGCGCAGTACCACTTCGGCTCGCGACAGGGCCTGCTCGACGCCATCGTGGCCGCGAGGTCGGCGCCGGTGGACGCGCACCGGACCGCGCTCCTGGCACAGGCATGCGAGGCCGCGGACCCACCGGACCTGCGGAGCCTGGTCACCCTGCTCGTCCAGCCGCTGGCCGAGAGCATCGGGACGGGCGGGGGCAGCGCGTACTACCTGCGGTTCCTGGCCCAGGCCGCCGACGAACCGTCCGTGCGCGCGGCCTGGCGCGACACCTACGCCACTCCGACCACGGTCCGCGCCGTGCACGACGGGATCCGGTCCCGCCTCGCCGACCTGCCGCACGACGTCCTCGAACGGCGTCTGGAGTGGTCCGCGTTGGTCACCGTGCGCCTGCTCGCCGAGCACGAGCGCCGCCACCATGCGGGAGAGACGGCGCCCGGGGAGCGGGCCCGGACGGTACGCGAGGTGGTGGAGATGCAGGTCGCCCTCCTCCGGTGCCCGGCCGTGTGA
- a CDS encoding aldo/keto reductase, which translates to MRYRTLGSSDLEVSEISLGSWLTYSGGVEADRTRACTEAAFDAGINFFDTANVYGQGAAETAWGDILSAHPRDSYILATKVWGRMSDAPEDQGLSPQQIAQQIDASLARLRTDHVDLYQAHRFDPAVPVEDTIEAFQRVVDQGKARYLGFSEWTPEQIRAGIDIAGPGLFVASQPQYSMLWQAPEAEVFGLCAANGISQIVWSPLAQGVLTGKYKPGQPVPEGSRFASADMAVSQDLVYSDTTLEAVQRLVPIAEQAGMSLPTLALAWILRRGEVASAITGASRPEQVHSNAAASGIHLPDDLLAAVDQALGDAPVTEPVLAPGAQSGITHR; encoded by the coding sequence ATGCGGTACCGCACACTCGGCAGCTCGGACCTGGAGGTCTCGGAGATCTCGCTGGGGTCCTGGCTCACGTACTCGGGGGGCGTCGAGGCCGACAGGACCCGTGCCTGCACCGAGGCGGCCTTCGACGCGGGCATCAACTTCTTCGACACCGCCAACGTCTACGGGCAGGGCGCCGCCGAGACGGCCTGGGGCGACATCCTCTCCGCCCACCCCCGCGACTCGTACATCCTGGCCACCAAGGTGTGGGGCCGGATGTCCGACGCCCCGGAGGACCAGGGGCTGTCCCCGCAGCAGATCGCCCAGCAGATCGACGCCTCCCTCGCCCGCCTCCGGACCGACCACGTGGACCTGTACCAGGCGCACCGTTTCGACCCCGCCGTGCCGGTCGAGGACACCATCGAGGCGTTCCAGAGAGTCGTCGATCAGGGCAAGGCCCGCTACCTCGGCTTCAGCGAGTGGACCCCCGAGCAGATCCGGGCCGGCATCGACATCGCCGGCCCCGGACTCTTCGTCGCCTCCCAACCGCAGTACTCCATGCTGTGGCAGGCCCCCGAGGCCGAGGTCTTCGGCCTGTGCGCCGCCAACGGCATCTCCCAGATCGTCTGGTCCCCGCTCGCCCAGGGCGTGCTCACCGGCAAGTACAAGCCCGGGCAGCCCGTCCCCGAGGGCAGCAGGTTCGCCTCCGCCGACATGGCCGTCTCCCAGGACCTCGTCTACAGCGACACGACCCTCGAGGCGGTCCAGCGTCTCGTCCCGATCGCCGAACAGGCCGGGATGAGCCTGCCCACCCTGGCCCTCGCCTGGATTCTGCGCCGCGGCGAGGTCGCCTCCGCCATCACCGGCGCGTCCCGCCCCGAGCAGGTCCACTCCAACGCCGCGGCCTCCGGCATCCATCTGCCCGACGACCTGCTGGCCGCCGTCGACCAGGCTCTCGGCGACGCCCCCGTCACGGAACCGGTCCTCGCCCCCGGGGCCCAGAGCGGCATCACACACCGCTGA
- a CDS encoding aldo/keto reductase: MTAPVPQVTLNNNVRMPILGFGVFQVPEDQTQQAVEAALETGYRLLDTAAAYENERAVGRAIAAAGIPRDELFVTTKLWIQDYGQDSAERAFDRSLDRLALDHLDLYLLHQPFGDYYSAWRALERLNRDGRTRAIGVSNFYPDRLADLIAHNETVPAVNQIETHVFFQRTDDQRFMREHGVQHESWGPLAEGGQGFFENPVLVDVARTHDKSVAQIALRWLTQRGIVAIPKSVRPERMAENLAVLDFELSEEEMSRISTLDTGRSHIFDHHNTDMVESLGATRFDT; this comes from the coding sequence ATGACCGCACCCGTCCCCCAGGTCACCCTCAACAACAACGTCAGGATGCCGATCCTCGGCTTCGGCGTCTTCCAGGTCCCCGAGGACCAGACTCAGCAGGCGGTCGAAGCCGCGCTCGAAACCGGCTACCGCCTCCTCGACACCGCGGCCGCCTACGAGAACGAACGCGCCGTCGGCCGGGCCATCGCCGCCGCCGGCATCCCCCGCGACGAACTGTTCGTCACCACCAAGCTGTGGATCCAGGACTACGGCCAGGACAGCGCCGAGCGCGCGTTCGACCGCTCGCTGGACAGACTGGCCCTCGATCACCTCGACCTGTACCTGCTCCACCAGCCCTTCGGCGACTACTACAGTGCCTGGCGGGCGCTGGAACGGCTCAACCGGGACGGCCGCACCCGGGCCATCGGGGTCAGCAACTTCTACCCGGACCGGCTCGCCGACCTCATCGCCCACAACGAGACCGTGCCCGCGGTCAACCAGATCGAGACCCACGTCTTCTTCCAGCGCACCGACGACCAGCGGTTCATGCGCGAGCACGGCGTCCAGCACGAGTCCTGGGGCCCGCTCGCCGAAGGCGGCCAGGGATTCTTCGAGAACCCCGTCCTGGTCGACGTCGCCCGCACCCATGACAAGTCCGTCGCTCAGATCGCCCTGCGCTGGCTGACCCAGCGCGGCATCGTCGCCATCCCCAAGTCCGTGCGCCCCGAACGCATGGCGGAGAACCTCGCCGTGCTGGACTTCGAGCTCTCCGAGGAGGAGATGTCCCGCATCAGCACCCTGGACACCGGCCGGAGCCACATCTTCGACCACCACAACACCGACATGGTCGAATCGCTCGGCGCGACGCGGTTCGACACGTGA
- a CDS encoding M48 family metallopeptidase → MRALARRHGEQLVAEMRSGRDTRPRRDASALTATVLALAVNGITLAFAVGGVWVVVDGWGGARMVVGLVLLVLAWAFAPRVRRLPDDRPVLLRGDAPELFELVDEVAREVGTRSVHAIVVDGSLNAAVTTYGLRDRRLLMLGMPLWEVLTPEERIALLGHELAHYANGDTRNGLVVGAASRTLSVWHHLLQPLPNSTGLEGLVNALYVVPRMLVGGLLVLLARLTSRAGIRAEYLADRLAARTASTQAAVGLMDRLLIIGSLGLRLRTEINRAALRGRRSSEQAAARADELWEALTAYASSIPEHEYERQRRVGARRGHQVDTTHPPTHLRRACLLAGRVEPAAVTPQPRRSELIATELAAARSEVARHLLRGSLDA, encoded by the coding sequence ATGCGAGCCTTGGCACGTCGGCATGGCGAGCAGTTGGTCGCCGAGATGCGGAGTGGGCGGGACACGCGCCCTCGGCGTGACGCCTCGGCGCTGACGGCCACCGTGCTCGCGCTGGCCGTGAACGGCATCACCCTCGCGTTCGCCGTCGGCGGTGTCTGGGTCGTGGTGGACGGCTGGGGTGGCGCCCGGATGGTTGTGGGACTGGTCCTGCTGGTGCTGGCCTGGGCGTTCGCTCCGAGGGTGCGTCGCCTGCCCGACGACCGGCCCGTACTGCTGCGCGGCGATGCGCCCGAACTGTTCGAGCTGGTGGACGAGGTGGCACGGGAGGTCGGTACCCGGAGCGTGCACGCCATCGTGGTGGACGGAAGTCTGAACGCCGCTGTCACGACGTACGGTCTACGCGACCGGCGGCTGCTGATGCTGGGCATGCCCCTGTGGGAGGTCCTCACGCCCGAGGAGCGGATCGCGCTGCTCGGACATGAACTGGCCCACTACGCCAACGGGGACACCCGCAACGGCCTGGTGGTCGGCGCCGCGTCGCGGACCCTGTCCGTATGGCACCACCTCCTGCAGCCGTTGCCGAACTCGACCGGGTTGGAGGGGCTCGTCAACGCTCTCTACGTGGTACCACGCATGCTGGTCGGGGGGCTGCTGGTACTGCTCGCCCGGTTGACGTCACGTGCCGGAATCCGGGCCGAGTACCTGGCCGACCGGCTGGCCGCCCGCACCGCCTCCACCCAGGCCGCGGTCGGCCTCATGGACCGGTTGCTCATCATCGGGTCGCTCGGTCTCCGGCTGCGCACCGAGATCAACCGTGCCGCTCTCCGCGGGCGCAGGTCCTCCGAGCAGGCCGCGGCCCGCGCCGACGAGCTGTGGGAAGCGCTCACCGCGTACGCGTCGTCCATCCCCGAGCACGAGTACGAACGGCAGCGGCGCGTCGGAGCCCGGCGCGGGCACCAGGTCGACACCACCCACCCGCCGACCCACCTGCGCCGCGCCTGCCTGCTCGCCGGCCGGGTCGAGCCTGCCGCGGTGACACCGCAGCCCCGTCGGAGCGAACTGATCGCCACAGAACTCGCCGCGGCCCGCAGCGAAGTGGCCCGGCATCTACTGCGGGGCAGCCTCGACGCCTGA
- the dhaK gene encoding dihydroxyacetone kinase subunit DhaK: MRMLINVPETVVADALRGMAAAHPELTVDVENRVIVRRDAPVAGDVALVSGGGSGHEPLHGGFVGPGMLAAACPGEVFTSPVPDQMVRAAAAVDSGAGVLFVVKNYTGDVLNFDMAAELAEDEGIRIAKVLVNDDVAVTDSLYTAGRRGTGATLFVEKIAGAAAREGRPLEQVEAIARRVNESSRSFGVALSAVTTPAKGSPTFDLPTGELELGIGIHGEPGRERRPMMTSGEIAEAAVDAVLTDLAPSSPVLVLVNGMGATPLLELYGFNAEVQRVLGERGVAVARTLVGNYVTSLDMAGASVTLCEIDEELLGLWDAPVSTPGLRWGM, from the coding sequence ATGAGGATGCTCATCAACGTCCCCGAGACCGTCGTCGCCGACGCGCTGCGCGGTATGGCGGCCGCACATCCCGAGTTGACCGTGGACGTCGAGAACAGGGTGATCGTGCGGCGGGACGCCCCCGTGGCCGGGGATGTCGCCCTGGTGTCGGGGGGCGGGTCCGGGCACGAACCGCTGCACGGCGGGTTCGTGGGGCCCGGGATGCTGGCGGCCGCCTGTCCGGGTGAGGTGTTCACCTCGCCGGTGCCCGACCAGATGGTACGGGCGGCGGCGGCCGTGGACAGCGGGGCCGGGGTGCTGTTCGTCGTGAAGAACTACACCGGTGACGTGCTCAACTTCGACATGGCCGCCGAACTGGCCGAGGACGAGGGCATTCGGATCGCGAAGGTGCTGGTCAACGACGACGTGGCGGTGACGGACAGTCTCTACACGGCCGGCCGGCGCGGCACGGGGGCCACCCTGTTCGTGGAGAAGATCGCCGGTGCCGCGGCGCGGGAGGGCCGCCCGCTGGAGCAGGTGGAGGCGATCGCCCGCCGGGTCAACGAGAGCTCCCGCAGTTTCGGCGTGGCGCTCAGCGCCGTCACCACTCCGGCCAAGGGCAGCCCAACCTTCGACCTCCCCACCGGTGAGCTGGAACTGGGCATCGGCATCCACGGGGAGCCGGGCCGGGAGCGGCGGCCGATGATGACGTCGGGCGAGATCGCCGAGGCGGCCGTGGACGCCGTCCTGACCGACCTCGCCCCGAGCAGCCCCGTCCTCGTCCTGGTCAACGGCATGGGCGCGACGCCGCTGCTGGAGCTGTACGGCTTCAACGCCGAGGTGCAGCGTGTCCTCGGCGAGCGGGGTGTCGCCGTGGCCCGCACTCTCGTCGGGAACTACGTCACCTCGCTGGACATGGCCGGTGCCTCGGTCACCCTGTGCGAGATCGACGAGGAACTGCTCGGTCTGTGGGACGCGCCGGTCAGTACGCCGGGTCTGCGATGGGGCATGTGA
- the dhaL gene encoding dihydroxyacetone kinase subunit DhaL, with protein MLDADFVRRWMTATAALVDREAERLTALDSPIGDADHGSNLQRGFTAVAATLDKEAPDTPGAVLILAGRQLISTVGGASGPLYGTLLRRTGKTLGDSAEVGVEQLAEALRTGVDAVRTLGGAAPGDKTMIDALVPAVDALGDSFAAARTAALEGAEATTPMQARKGRASYLGERSIGHQDPGATSAALLFEALKETAGE; from the coding sequence GTGCTCGACGCCGACTTCGTCCGCCGTTGGATGACGGCGACCGCCGCGCTGGTCGACCGGGAGGCGGAACGGCTCACCGCCCTCGACTCACCCATCGGCGACGCCGACCACGGCAGCAATCTTCAGCGCGGATTCACGGCCGTGGCGGCCACGCTGGACAAGGAGGCGCCCGACACCCCCGGCGCCGTCCTGATCCTCGCCGGGCGGCAGCTCATCTCGACGGTCGGCGGTGCCTCGGGGCCGCTGTACGGGACGCTGCTGCGCCGTACCGGCAAGACGCTCGGGGACTCGGCCGAGGTGGGGGTCGAGCAGTTGGCCGAGGCGTTGCGGACGGGGGTGGACGCCGTCCGGACACTCGGTGGTGCCGCGCCGGGCGACAAGACGATGATCGACGCCCTGGTGCCCGCCGTGGACGCCCTGGGCGACTCGTTCGCCGCGGCCCGGACGGCGGCCCTGGAGGGGGCCGAGGCGACCACGCCCATGCAGGCCCGCAAGGGCAGGGCGAGCTATCTGGGCGAGCGCAGCATCGGGCACCAGGACCCGGGGGCGACCTCGGCCGCGCTGCTCTTCGAGGCGCTGAAGGAGACGGCCGGTGAGTGA
- a CDS encoding PTS-dependent dihydroxyacetone kinase phosphotransferase subunit DhaM, whose protein sequence is MSDERQLVGIVLVSHSPEVAASVAELAKALSGGGGAVPVAPAGGTASGGFGTSSELVAAAAASVDRGAGVAVLTDLGSAVLTVKALLAEGDELPDRTRLVDAPFVEGAVAAVVTASTGADLAAVEAAAGEAYSYRKT, encoded by the coding sequence GTGAGTGACGAGCGACAGCTGGTGGGGATCGTGCTGGTGTCCCACAGCCCCGAGGTCGCCGCCTCCGTGGCGGAGCTGGCGAAGGCGCTGTCGGGCGGTGGCGGGGCGGTGCCCGTGGCCCCGGCCGGCGGCACCGCGTCCGGCGGGTTCGGGACGAGTTCCGAACTGGTCGCCGCGGCCGCCGCCTCGGTGGACCGGGGCGCGGGGGTCGCCGTCCTCACCGACCTCGGCAGCGCGGTCCTCACCGTGAAGGCGCTGCTCGCCGAGGGCGACGAACTCCCGGACCGCACTCGTCTGGTGGACGCGCCCTTCGTCGAGGGAGCGGTGGCGGCGGTGGTGACGGCCTCGACGGGCGCCGACCTCGCGGCCGTGGAGGCGGCGGCCGGGGAGGCGTACTCCTACCGGAAGACCTGA